In Haematobia irritans isolate KBUSLIRL chromosome 1, ASM5000362v1, whole genome shotgun sequence, a genomic segment contains:
- the LOC142220144 gene encoding circadian clock-controlled protein daywake-like gives MLNHILTVIIIISLSLGCYGGDLPADISKCKMEDNVCIRDKIMEIFKKFPNGNPSFGMPNIAELPLKNIVVARANNASPIQLNFKYLELLCYGIDKSIIVNTTGWTKDPKTITTHIHVPLMRIVGDYEAGGKILLLSLNGGGKGIVELTDCQVVLKCQVHLEKRNDGKMYLVVTKARVNLQPKKVFIQMDGLVKGSQELTNSLNKVLNDSWMDAWNEISDGVNNALAKIFYNIISQILNEIPYDDFYAK, from the exons CTGCTGACATTTCAAAATGCAAAATGGAAGACAATGTTTGCATTCGtgataaaattatggaaattttcaaaaaattccccAATGGTAATCCATCATTTGGTATGCCAAATATAGCCGAATTGCCTTTGAAGAACATAGTTGTGGCTCGTGCTAACAATGCTTCaccaattcaattgaattttaaatatttggaatTACTTTGCTATGGTATTGACAAATCCATTATTGTCAATACCACAGGATGGACCAAGGATCCCAAAACAATTACAACACACATACACGTGCCACTAATGAGAATTGTGGGAGATTATGAGGCAGGTGGTAAAATTCTACTTTTATCATTAAATGGCGGCGGTAAAGGCATTGTTGAATTGACCGATTGTCAAGTGGTGCTAAAGTGTCAAGTTCATTTGGAGAAAAGGAATGATGGAAAAATGTATTTGGTTGTAACAAAAGCGAGAGTCAACTTGCAGCCCAAAAA GGTTTTTATACAAATGGATGGCTTGGTCAAAGGTAGTCAAGAATTGACAAATAGtttgaataaagttttgaatgataGTTGGATGGATGCTTGGAATGAGATAAGTGATGGTGTTAATAATGCTTTagccaaaatattctacaatatTATAAGTcaaatattaaatgaaatacCTTATGATGatttttatgcaaaataa
- the LOC142220143 gene encoding uncharacterized protein LOC142220143, with protein MSKTLLVIFEILVNVIQQLVIVQSIIVERNLYSYYRLPISAVRRNNGNQEFFILQCPFKSSLNIPKPEEMEVCKIIDKYKNSTRDMEKSEEDMAQEFNKTTTRFKADHRVLKPPKEVKWFKLKMRKKPYKVYIKPYKVKHYYNRPKTEIKEQFKATNVRLYLDRPKPLVTTKFTLTRQPIHIEDSLSLSSSLKPKIVNQTTNKPSKELSMSNETDYDDDYDSDIDSEEINSEKPTALKFLGTKDVLSKLQQALSKDRPAHPKNASVDKSQKFFVESNKYKKGYKTKGYQNMYHRDEIYQDHIFYDDLQQKGNYDIYKNYKNIYK; from the coding sequence ATGTCCAAGACATTGCTGGTCATATTTGAAATCTTAGTGAATGTTATACAACAATTGGTGATTGTTCAAAGCATCATCGTGGAAAGAAATTTGTATTCCTATTATCGTTTGCCCATTTCTGCTGTACGACGAAATAATGGAAACCAAGAATTTTTCATTCTCCAATGTCCTTTCAAGTCATCCTTGAATATACCCAAGCCAGAGGAAATGGAAGTATGTAAAATTAtagacaaatataaaaattcgacCAGAGATATGGAGAAGTCGGAGGAAGATATGGCACAGGAATTTAACAAAACTACTACTCGATTTAAAGCTGACCATAGAGTTCTCAAACCTCCTAAGGAGGTAAaatggttcaaactgaaaatgaGGAAGAAACCCtacaaagtttatataaagCCTTATAAAGTGAAGCACTACTATAATAGACCTAAAACTGAGATAAAGGAACAATTTAAAGCAACAAACGTTAGACTATATCTGGATAGGCCTAAGCCCTTGGTAACCACAAAGTTTACATTGACACGTCAACCTATACATATTGAAGATTCTCTATCACTGAGTTCATCCCTGAAGCCGAAGATAGTAAACCAAACTACAAATAAGCCATCTAAAGAGCTATCTATGTCCAATGAAACGGATTATGATGATGATTATGACAGCGATATCGATTCAGAAGAAATTAATTCGGAAAAACCAACTGCTTTAAAGTTCTTGGGCACTAAAGATGTCTTGAGTAAACTTCAACAGGCCCTGTCCAAAGACCGACCGGCACATCCTAAGAATGCTTCTGTCGATaagtcacaaaaattttttgtcgagtcgaataaatacaaaaaaggtTACAAAACCAAAGGCTATCAAAATATGTATCACCGCGATGAAATTTATCAGGACCACATATTCTATGATGATCTACAACAAAAGGGAAATTATGATATTTATAAAAACtataagaatatatataaataa